A stretch of Dermochelys coriacea isolate rDerCor1 chromosome 6, rDerCor1.pri.v4, whole genome shotgun sequence DNA encodes these proteins:
- the LOC119857073 gene encoding inner centromere protein-like isoform X5 → MPKTPSQKKYRRKKRSLSLKDENNEPTRKRLSRRRSSLKPASSKQVSQRLRSKEGLEKPSDVQQGVNASFSTRRFHSKVETEFPASLEAVAEKPTILLVEGRVPLTEIHVDNHSGADLYLKGSRPEIIDQALEIISLSIDDQAPKKPKVTELQPMSTASALVIPDTPEAKGTGGDRGDPNFRIAKTSTPKAAVNEEPGAENVVSAQEPEKELFQDLKDSTGTSTGSKSSRPSARRSQRGKSHKHRRTSLAEKYSLASKRESMIRKSISRAISKKKAAQESSSASSHMSCHSSLEVFVDEDATSNVRPELEPNAECDKAPKHLQKTFIIPSEGSPVAELSAQAEPPNGAEQQAGNCKESHLKKSGTSQSRGRKEQPQNAKPLEQPSSIRRQSYKQAVDELCIGQQLEDCDLSPSYDKTTSSPASKTLASPSPASKVMRPFKHFLQTVQKNQLLVTPGSAGHSSVMKNLIKRNTPTRPDSKGDFVEKERQRLESLRKKQEAEQQRRQKVEEEKRRRLEEMKLKREERLRKALQARERVEQMEEEKKKRMEQKFSQTEEKSEKVREEKVVEEKMKKKIAKTTGDVETRKQKVLQMHRRSRLALPFQEGDERKQQELLQKRREGEQQDKGRKIAELKKLAEQQQVEQAKERSHKQQEKGKALHLQMELAVVTEEEENQKKEEQSPEEQEKQQLQENKTKPPESVAIVPSKWLNITVEKSPVSDSYQGPPLGSKEPRFPKVNPNNYGLDLNSDDSTDDESQPRKPIPVWATGAQLNQAVTYQYYNPPNIETLFGLIISPKLEDIFYKNKPRYFKRTSSAVWHSPPLPGTKSTLGLPYKLKKY, encoded by the exons ATGCCCAAAACACCATCACAGAAGAAATATCGTAGGAAGAAGCGCTCCTTATCTCTTAAGGACGAGAACAATGAACCGACCAGAAAAAG GTTATCGAGAAGGAGAAGCAGCCTCAAGCCAGCATCCTCTAAGCAAGTTTCCCAAAGGCTCCGAAGCAAAGAGGGACTGGAAAAACCCAGTGATGTTCAACAGGGAGTCAATGCTTCATTTTCAACAAGAAGATTCCACTCCAAGGTTGAAACAGAGTTTCCTGCTTCATTGGAGGCAGTGGCTGAGAAACCAACTATCTTGTTAGTAGAAGGGCGGGTTCCCTTGACAGAAATCCATGTCGACAACCACAGTGGTGCTGACTTGTATTTGAAGGGGAGTAGGCCTGAAATAATAGACCAGGCCTTGGAGATCATCTCCCTGAGTATAGATGACCAAGCTCCCAAGAAGCCTAAGGTTACTGAACTTCAGCCTATGTCTACAGCCTCAGCACTGGTGATCCCTGACACTCCTGAGGCAAAGGGGACAGGAGGAGACCGGGGTGACCCCAACTTTAGAATAGCAAAGACATCCACGCCAAAAGCTGCTGTAAATGAGGAGCCTGGAGCTGAGAATGTTGTTTCTGCTCAGGAGCCAGAAAAGGAGCTTTTCCAGGACTTAAAGGACAGCACAGGGACCTCAACAGGCTCCAAATCGAGCCGTCCCTCTGCACGCAGAAGTCAGAGGGGTAAGTCCCATAAGCACCGCAGGACCTCGCTAGCAGAGAAGTACTCTCTGGCCAGCAAAAGAGAGAGCATGATCCGGAAATCTATCAGCAGGGCTATCTCTAAGAAGAAAGCAGCTCAGGAGTCCTCTTCAGCCTCCAGCCATATGAGCT GCCACAGCTCCCTGGAGGTATTTGTGGATGAAGATGCAACCAGCAATGTCAG GCCTGAACTGGAACCAAATGCTGAATGTGACAAG GCTCCAAAACACCTGCAGAAAACCTTCATTATTCCAAGTGAAGGTAGCCCTGTTGCAGAACTGTCAGCTCAGGCTGAACCACCAAATGGGGCAGAGCAGCAGGCAGGAAACTGTAAAG AGAGCCATTTGAAAAAGAGTGGCACTTctcagagcagagggagaaaggagcagCCCCAGAATGCCAAGCCACTAGAACAGCCCTCGAGTATCCG GAGACAGAGTTATAAGCAAGCAGTGGATGAGCTGTGTATTGGGCAGCAGCTAGAAGACTGTGACCTCTCTCCTTCATATGATAAGACCACTTCTTCTCCTGCCAGCAAGACTCTAGCctcgcccagcccagccagcaaG GTCATGCGTCCATTCAAACACTTTTTGCAGACGGTGCAGAAGAACCAGCTGCTCGTGACCCCAGGGTCTGCAGGGCACAGTAGTGTCATGAAAAACCTTATCAAACGCAACACTCCGACCCGACCTGATTCCAAG GGGGATTTTGTT gaGAAGGAGCGGCAGCGGCTGGAAAGCCTGAGGAAGAAGCAGGAGGCAGAGCAACAAAGAAGACAGAaagtggaggaggaaaaaagacGGCGCCTCGAGGAGATGAAATT GAAGCGTGAAGAGCGTCTGAGGAAGGCACTGCAGGCTCGGGAACGGGTGGAGCagatggaagaggagaagaaaaaacgAATGGAACAGAAATTCTCTCAAACTGAGGAGAAGAGCGAGAAG GTGCGAGAAGAGAAGGTGGTAGaagaaaagatgaagaaaaaaatagctAAGACAACTGGGGATGTGGAGACCCGAAAACAGAAAGTGCTGCAAATG CATAGAAGAAGTAGACTTGCTTTGCCTTTCCAGGAGGGGGATGAACGCAAGCAGCAGGAGCTActgcagaagaggagagaagGTGAACAGCAGGACAAAGGGAGGAAGATTGCGGAGCTGAAGAAACTGGCAGAGCAGCAACAGGTGGAACAGGCAAAGGAGAG GAGTCACAAACAGCAAGAGAAGGGGAAGGCCCTTCACCTGCAGATGGAGCTGGCAGTGGTtacagaggaggaggaaaaccaaaAGAAG GAGGAACAGAGTCCAGAAGAGCAGGAAAAGCAGCAACTGCAGGAAAATAAAACCAAGCCACCAGAATCTGTTGCTATTGTTCCCAGTAAATGGCTGAATATAACAGTGGAG AAATCGCCTGTCTCTGACTCCTATCAAGGGCCCCCTTTAGGCTCAAAAGAACCCAGATTTCCCAAGGTAAATCCAAATAACTATGGGCTGGATCTGAACAGTGATGACTCCACAGATGATGAAAGCCAGCCGCGCAAGCCCATCCCTGTCTGGGCCACTG GGGCTCAGCTTAATCAAGCTGTTACATACCAATACTACAACCCTCCAAATATCGAGACACTCTTTGGTCTGATCATAAGCCCTAAACTGGAGGACATTTTCTACAAGAACAAGCCGCGATATTTCAAACGCACTAGCTCTGCTGTCTGGCACTCACCACCCCTTCCCGGTACCAAGTCTACACTGGGCCTGCCCTACAAACTGAAAAAGTACTGA
- the LOC119857073 gene encoding inner centromere protein-like isoform X4 — protein MAEGPTHLLEVCCQKLSEFLCNVEHKHLVWLREIEEEAMKMFDSNLSTEPELMPKTPSQKKYRRKKRSLSLKDENNEPTRKRLSRRRSSLKPASSKQVSQRLRSKEGLEKPSDVQQGVNASFSTRRFHSKVETEFPASLEAVAEKPTILLVEGRVPLTEIHVDNHSGADLYLKGSRPEIIDQALEIISLSIDDQAPKKPKVTELQPMSTASALVIPDTPEAKGTGGDRGDPNFRIAKTSTPKAAVNEEPGAENVVSAQEPEKELFQDLKDSTGTSTGSKSSRPSARRSQRGKSHKHRRTSLAEKYSLASKRESMIRKSISRAISKKKAAQESSSASSHMSCHSSLEVFVDEDATSNVRPELEPNAECDKAPKHLQKTFIIPSEGSPVAELSAQAEPPNGAEQQAGNCKESHLKKSGTSQSRGRKEQPQNAKPLEQPSSIRRQSYKQAVDELCIGQQLEDCDLSPSYDKTTSSPASKTLASPSPASKVMRPFKHFLQTVQKNQLLVTPGSAGHSSVMKNLIKRNTPTRPDSKEKERQRLESLRKKQEAEQQRRQKVEEEKRRRLEEMKLKREERLRKALQARERVEQMEEEKKKRMEQKFSQTEEKSEKVREEKVVEEKMKKKIAKTTGDVETRKQKVLQMEGDERKQQELLQKRREGEQQDKGRKIAELKKLAEQQQVEQAKERSHKQQEKGKALHLQMELAVVTEEEENQKKEEQSPEEQEKQQLQENKTKPPESVAIVPSKWLNITVEKSPVSDSYQGPPLGSKEPRFPKVNPNNYGLDLNSDDSTDDESQPRKPIPVWATGAQLNQAVTYQYYNPPNIETLFGLIISPKLEDIFYKNKPRYFKRTSSAVWHSPPLPGTKSTLGLPYKLKKY, from the exons ATGGCCGAGGGTCCCACTCACCTGCTGGAGGTTTGCTGTCAGAAACTGTCCGAGTTCTTGTGCAATGTTGAGCACAAGCACTTGGTATGGCTGCGGGAAATTGAGGAGGAGGCCATGAAGATGTTCGATAG CAACTTAAGCACTGAACCTGAGCTGATGCCCAAAACACCATCACAGAAGAAATATCGTAGGAAGAAGCGCTCCTTATCTCTTAAGGACGAGAACAATGAACCGACCAGAAAAAG GTTATCGAGAAGGAGAAGCAGCCTCAAGCCAGCATCCTCTAAGCAAGTTTCCCAAAGGCTCCGAAGCAAAGAGGGACTGGAAAAACCCAGTGATGTTCAACAGGGAGTCAATGCTTCATTTTCAACAAGAAGATTCCACTCCAAGGTTGAAACAGAGTTTCCTGCTTCATTGGAGGCAGTGGCTGAGAAACCAACTATCTTGTTAGTAGAAGGGCGGGTTCCCTTGACAGAAATCCATGTCGACAACCACAGTGGTGCTGACTTGTATTTGAAGGGGAGTAGGCCTGAAATAATAGACCAGGCCTTGGAGATCATCTCCCTGAGTATAGATGACCAAGCTCCCAAGAAGCCTAAGGTTACTGAACTTCAGCCTATGTCTACAGCCTCAGCACTGGTGATCCCTGACACTCCTGAGGCAAAGGGGACAGGAGGAGACCGGGGTGACCCCAACTTTAGAATAGCAAAGACATCCACGCCAAAAGCTGCTGTAAATGAGGAGCCTGGAGCTGAGAATGTTGTTTCTGCTCAGGAGCCAGAAAAGGAGCTTTTCCAGGACTTAAAGGACAGCACAGGGACCTCAACAGGCTCCAAATCGAGCCGTCCCTCTGCACGCAGAAGTCAGAGGGGTAAGTCCCATAAGCACCGCAGGACCTCGCTAGCAGAGAAGTACTCTCTGGCCAGCAAAAGAGAGAGCATGATCCGGAAATCTATCAGCAGGGCTATCTCTAAGAAGAAAGCAGCTCAGGAGTCCTCTTCAGCCTCCAGCCATATGAGCT GCCACAGCTCCCTGGAGGTATTTGTGGATGAAGATGCAACCAGCAATGTCAG GCCTGAACTGGAACCAAATGCTGAATGTGACAAG GCTCCAAAACACCTGCAGAAAACCTTCATTATTCCAAGTGAAGGTAGCCCTGTTGCAGAACTGTCAGCTCAGGCTGAACCACCAAATGGGGCAGAGCAGCAGGCAGGAAACTGTAAAG AGAGCCATTTGAAAAAGAGTGGCACTTctcagagcagagggagaaaggagcagCCCCAGAATGCCAAGCCACTAGAACAGCCCTCGAGTATCCG GAGACAGAGTTATAAGCAAGCAGTGGATGAGCTGTGTATTGGGCAGCAGCTAGAAGACTGTGACCTCTCTCCTTCATATGATAAGACCACTTCTTCTCCTGCCAGCAAGACTCTAGCctcgcccagcccagccagcaaG GTCATGCGTCCATTCAAACACTTTTTGCAGACGGTGCAGAAGAACCAGCTGCTCGTGACCCCAGGGTCTGCAGGGCACAGTAGTGTCATGAAAAACCTTATCAAACGCAACACTCCGACCCGACCTGATTCCAAG gaGAAGGAGCGGCAGCGGCTGGAAAGCCTGAGGAAGAAGCAGGAGGCAGAGCAACAAAGAAGACAGAaagtggaggaggaaaaaagacGGCGCCTCGAGGAGATGAAATT GAAGCGTGAAGAGCGTCTGAGGAAGGCACTGCAGGCTCGGGAACGGGTGGAGCagatggaagaggagaagaaaaaacgAATGGAACAGAAATTCTCTCAAACTGAGGAGAAGAGCGAGAAG GTGCGAGAAGAGAAGGTGGTAGaagaaaagatgaagaaaaaaatagctAAGACAACTGGGGATGTGGAGACCCGAAAACAGAAAGTGCTGCAAATG GAGGGGGATGAACGCAAGCAGCAGGAGCTActgcagaagaggagagaagGTGAACAGCAGGACAAAGGGAGGAAGATTGCGGAGCTGAAGAAACTGGCAGAGCAGCAACAGGTGGAACAGGCAAAGGAGAG GAGTCACAAACAGCAAGAGAAGGGGAAGGCCCTTCACCTGCAGATGGAGCTGGCAGTGGTtacagaggaggaggaaaaccaaaAGAAG GAGGAACAGAGTCCAGAAGAGCAGGAAAAGCAGCAACTGCAGGAAAATAAAACCAAGCCACCAGAATCTGTTGCTATTGTTCCCAGTAAATGGCTGAATATAACAGTGGAG AAATCGCCTGTCTCTGACTCCTATCAAGGGCCCCCTTTAGGCTCAAAAGAACCCAGATTTCCCAAGGTAAATCCAAATAACTATGGGCTGGATCTGAACAGTGATGACTCCACAGATGATGAAAGCCAGCCGCGCAAGCCCATCCCTGTCTGGGCCACTG GGGCTCAGCTTAATCAAGCTGTTACATACCAATACTACAACCCTCCAAATATCGAGACACTCTTTGGTCTGATCATAAGCCCTAAACTGGAGGACATTTTCTACAAGAACAAGCCGCGATATTTCAAACGCACTAGCTCTGCTGTCTGGCACTCACCACCCCTTCCCGGTACCAAGTCTACACTGGGCCTGCCCTACAAACTGAAAAAGTACTGA
- the LOC119857073 gene encoding inner centromere protein-like isoform X2: protein MAEGPTHLLEVCCQKLSEFLCNVEHKHLVWLREIEEEAMKMFDSNLSTEPELMPKTPSQKKYRRKKRSLSLKDENNEPTRKRLSRRRSSLKPASSKQVSQRLRSKEGLEKPSDVQQGVNASFSTRRFHSKVETEFPASLEAVAEKPTILLVEGRVPLTEIHVDNHSGADLYLKGSRPEIIDQALEIISLSIDDQAPKKPKVTELQPMSTASALVIPDTPEAKGTGGDRGDPNFRIAKTSTPKAAVNEEPGAENVVSAQEPEKELFQDLKDSTGTSTGSKSSRPSARRSQRGKSHKHRRTSLAEKYSLASKRESMIRKSISRAISKKKAAQESSSASSHMSCHSSLEVFVDEDATSNVRPELEPNAECDKAPKHLQKTFIIPSEGSPVAELSAQAEPPNGAEQQAGNCKESHLKKSGTSQSRGRKEQPQNAKPLEQPSSIRRQSYKQAVDELCIGQQLEDCDLSPSYDKTTSSPASKTLASPSPASKVMRPFKHFLQTVQKNQLLVTPGSAGHSSVMKNLIKRNTPTRPDSKEKERQRLESLRKKQEAEQQRRQKVEEEKRRRLEEMKLKREERLRKALQARERVEQMEEEKKKRMEQKFSQTEEKSEKVREEKVVEEKMKKKIAKTTGDVETRKQKVLQMHRRSRLALPFQEGDERKQQELLQKRREGEQQDKGRKIAELKKLAEQQQVEQAKERSHKQQEKGKALHLQMELAVVTEEEENQKKEEQSPEEQEKQQLQENKTKPPESVAIVPSKWLNITVEKSPVSDSYQGPPLGSKEPRFPKVNPNNYGLDLNSDDSTDDESQPRKPIPVWATGAQLNQAVTYQYYNPPNIETLFGLIISPKLEDIFYKNKPRYFKRTSSAVWHSPPLPGTKSTLGLPYKLKKY from the exons ATGGCCGAGGGTCCCACTCACCTGCTGGAGGTTTGCTGTCAGAAACTGTCCGAGTTCTTGTGCAATGTTGAGCACAAGCACTTGGTATGGCTGCGGGAAATTGAGGAGGAGGCCATGAAGATGTTCGATAG CAACTTAAGCACTGAACCTGAGCTGATGCCCAAAACACCATCACAGAAGAAATATCGTAGGAAGAAGCGCTCCTTATCTCTTAAGGACGAGAACAATGAACCGACCAGAAAAAG GTTATCGAGAAGGAGAAGCAGCCTCAAGCCAGCATCCTCTAAGCAAGTTTCCCAAAGGCTCCGAAGCAAAGAGGGACTGGAAAAACCCAGTGATGTTCAACAGGGAGTCAATGCTTCATTTTCAACAAGAAGATTCCACTCCAAGGTTGAAACAGAGTTTCCTGCTTCATTGGAGGCAGTGGCTGAGAAACCAACTATCTTGTTAGTAGAAGGGCGGGTTCCCTTGACAGAAATCCATGTCGACAACCACAGTGGTGCTGACTTGTATTTGAAGGGGAGTAGGCCTGAAATAATAGACCAGGCCTTGGAGATCATCTCCCTGAGTATAGATGACCAAGCTCCCAAGAAGCCTAAGGTTACTGAACTTCAGCCTATGTCTACAGCCTCAGCACTGGTGATCCCTGACACTCCTGAGGCAAAGGGGACAGGAGGAGACCGGGGTGACCCCAACTTTAGAATAGCAAAGACATCCACGCCAAAAGCTGCTGTAAATGAGGAGCCTGGAGCTGAGAATGTTGTTTCTGCTCAGGAGCCAGAAAAGGAGCTTTTCCAGGACTTAAAGGACAGCACAGGGACCTCAACAGGCTCCAAATCGAGCCGTCCCTCTGCACGCAGAAGTCAGAGGGGTAAGTCCCATAAGCACCGCAGGACCTCGCTAGCAGAGAAGTACTCTCTGGCCAGCAAAAGAGAGAGCATGATCCGGAAATCTATCAGCAGGGCTATCTCTAAGAAGAAAGCAGCTCAGGAGTCCTCTTCAGCCTCCAGCCATATGAGCT GCCACAGCTCCCTGGAGGTATTTGTGGATGAAGATGCAACCAGCAATGTCAG GCCTGAACTGGAACCAAATGCTGAATGTGACAAG GCTCCAAAACACCTGCAGAAAACCTTCATTATTCCAAGTGAAGGTAGCCCTGTTGCAGAACTGTCAGCTCAGGCTGAACCACCAAATGGGGCAGAGCAGCAGGCAGGAAACTGTAAAG AGAGCCATTTGAAAAAGAGTGGCACTTctcagagcagagggagaaaggagcagCCCCAGAATGCCAAGCCACTAGAACAGCCCTCGAGTATCCG GAGACAGAGTTATAAGCAAGCAGTGGATGAGCTGTGTATTGGGCAGCAGCTAGAAGACTGTGACCTCTCTCCTTCATATGATAAGACCACTTCTTCTCCTGCCAGCAAGACTCTAGCctcgcccagcccagccagcaaG GTCATGCGTCCATTCAAACACTTTTTGCAGACGGTGCAGAAGAACCAGCTGCTCGTGACCCCAGGGTCTGCAGGGCACAGTAGTGTCATGAAAAACCTTATCAAACGCAACACTCCGACCCGACCTGATTCCAAG gaGAAGGAGCGGCAGCGGCTGGAAAGCCTGAGGAAGAAGCAGGAGGCAGAGCAACAAAGAAGACAGAaagtggaggaggaaaaaagacGGCGCCTCGAGGAGATGAAATT GAAGCGTGAAGAGCGTCTGAGGAAGGCACTGCAGGCTCGGGAACGGGTGGAGCagatggaagaggagaagaaaaaacgAATGGAACAGAAATTCTCTCAAACTGAGGAGAAGAGCGAGAAG GTGCGAGAAGAGAAGGTGGTAGaagaaaagatgaagaaaaaaatagctAAGACAACTGGGGATGTGGAGACCCGAAAACAGAAAGTGCTGCAAATG CATAGAAGAAGTAGACTTGCTTTGCCTTTCCAGGAGGGGGATGAACGCAAGCAGCAGGAGCTActgcagaagaggagagaagGTGAACAGCAGGACAAAGGGAGGAAGATTGCGGAGCTGAAGAAACTGGCAGAGCAGCAACAGGTGGAACAGGCAAAGGAGAG GAGTCACAAACAGCAAGAGAAGGGGAAGGCCCTTCACCTGCAGATGGAGCTGGCAGTGGTtacagaggaggaggaaaaccaaaAGAAG GAGGAACAGAGTCCAGAAGAGCAGGAAAAGCAGCAACTGCAGGAAAATAAAACCAAGCCACCAGAATCTGTTGCTATTGTTCCCAGTAAATGGCTGAATATAACAGTGGAG AAATCGCCTGTCTCTGACTCCTATCAAGGGCCCCCTTTAGGCTCAAAAGAACCCAGATTTCCCAAGGTAAATCCAAATAACTATGGGCTGGATCTGAACAGTGATGACTCCACAGATGATGAAAGCCAGCCGCGCAAGCCCATCCCTGTCTGGGCCACTG GGGCTCAGCTTAATCAAGCTGTTACATACCAATACTACAACCCTCCAAATATCGAGACACTCTTTGGTCTGATCATAAGCCCTAAACTGGAGGACATTTTCTACAAGAACAAGCCGCGATATTTCAAACGCACTAGCTCTGCTGTCTGGCACTCACCACCCCTTCCCGGTACCAAGTCTACACTGGGCCTGCCCTACAAACTGAAAAAGTACTGA
- the LOC119857073 gene encoding inner centromere protein-like isoform X3, whose amino-acid sequence MAEGPTHLLEVCCQKLSEFLCNVEHKHLVWLREIEEEAMKMFDSNLSTEPELMPKTPSQKKYRRKKRSLSLKDENNEPTRKRLSRRRSSLKPASSKQVSQRLRSKEGLEKPSDVQQGVNASFSTRRFHSKVETEFPASLEAVAEKPTILLVEGRVPLTEIHVDNHSGADLYLKGSRPEIIDQALEIISLSIDDQAPKKPKVTELQPMSTASALVIPDTPEAKGTGGDRGDPNFRIAKTSTPKAAVNEEPGAENVVSAQEPEKELFQDLKDSTGTSTGSKSSRPSARRSQRGKSHKHRRTSLAEKYSLASKRESMIRKSISRAISKKKAAQESSSASSHMSCHSSLEVFVDEDATSNVRPELEPNAECDKAPKHLQKTFIIPSEGSPVAELSAQAEPPNGAEQQAGNCKESHLKKSGTSQSRGRKEQPQNAKPLEQPSSIRRQSYKQAVDELCIGQQLEDCDLSPSYDKTTSSPASKTLASPSPASKVMRPFKHFLQTVQKNQLLVTPGSAGHSSVMKNLIKRNTPTRPDSKGDFVEKERQRLESLRKKQEAEQQRRQKVEEEKRRRLEEMKLKREERLRKALQARERVEQMEEEKKKRMEQKFSQTEEKSEKVREEKVVEEKMKKKIAKTTGDVETRKQKVLQMEGDERKQQELLQKRREGEQQDKGRKIAELKKLAEQQQVEQAKERSHKQQEKGKALHLQMELAVVTEEEENQKKEEQSPEEQEKQQLQENKTKPPESVAIVPSKWLNITVEKSPVSDSYQGPPLGSKEPRFPKVNPNNYGLDLNSDDSTDDESQPRKPIPVWATGAQLNQAVTYQYYNPPNIETLFGLIISPKLEDIFYKNKPRYFKRTSSAVWHSPPLPGTKSTLGLPYKLKKY is encoded by the exons ATGGCCGAGGGTCCCACTCACCTGCTGGAGGTTTGCTGTCAGAAACTGTCCGAGTTCTTGTGCAATGTTGAGCACAAGCACTTGGTATGGCTGCGGGAAATTGAGGAGGAGGCCATGAAGATGTTCGATAG CAACTTAAGCACTGAACCTGAGCTGATGCCCAAAACACCATCACAGAAGAAATATCGTAGGAAGAAGCGCTCCTTATCTCTTAAGGACGAGAACAATGAACCGACCAGAAAAAG GTTATCGAGAAGGAGAAGCAGCCTCAAGCCAGCATCCTCTAAGCAAGTTTCCCAAAGGCTCCGAAGCAAAGAGGGACTGGAAAAACCCAGTGATGTTCAACAGGGAGTCAATGCTTCATTTTCAACAAGAAGATTCCACTCCAAGGTTGAAACAGAGTTTCCTGCTTCATTGGAGGCAGTGGCTGAGAAACCAACTATCTTGTTAGTAGAAGGGCGGGTTCCCTTGACAGAAATCCATGTCGACAACCACAGTGGTGCTGACTTGTATTTGAAGGGGAGTAGGCCTGAAATAATAGACCAGGCCTTGGAGATCATCTCCCTGAGTATAGATGACCAAGCTCCCAAGAAGCCTAAGGTTACTGAACTTCAGCCTATGTCTACAGCCTCAGCACTGGTGATCCCTGACACTCCTGAGGCAAAGGGGACAGGAGGAGACCGGGGTGACCCCAACTTTAGAATAGCAAAGACATCCACGCCAAAAGCTGCTGTAAATGAGGAGCCTGGAGCTGAGAATGTTGTTTCTGCTCAGGAGCCAGAAAAGGAGCTTTTCCAGGACTTAAAGGACAGCACAGGGACCTCAACAGGCTCCAAATCGAGCCGTCCCTCTGCACGCAGAAGTCAGAGGGGTAAGTCCCATAAGCACCGCAGGACCTCGCTAGCAGAGAAGTACTCTCTGGCCAGCAAAAGAGAGAGCATGATCCGGAAATCTATCAGCAGGGCTATCTCTAAGAAGAAAGCAGCTCAGGAGTCCTCTTCAGCCTCCAGCCATATGAGCT GCCACAGCTCCCTGGAGGTATTTGTGGATGAAGATGCAACCAGCAATGTCAG GCCTGAACTGGAACCAAATGCTGAATGTGACAAG GCTCCAAAACACCTGCAGAAAACCTTCATTATTCCAAGTGAAGGTAGCCCTGTTGCAGAACTGTCAGCTCAGGCTGAACCACCAAATGGGGCAGAGCAGCAGGCAGGAAACTGTAAAG AGAGCCATTTGAAAAAGAGTGGCACTTctcagagcagagggagaaaggagcagCCCCAGAATGCCAAGCCACTAGAACAGCCCTCGAGTATCCG GAGACAGAGTTATAAGCAAGCAGTGGATGAGCTGTGTATTGGGCAGCAGCTAGAAGACTGTGACCTCTCTCCTTCATATGATAAGACCACTTCTTCTCCTGCCAGCAAGACTCTAGCctcgcccagcccagccagcaaG GTCATGCGTCCATTCAAACACTTTTTGCAGACGGTGCAGAAGAACCAGCTGCTCGTGACCCCAGGGTCTGCAGGGCACAGTAGTGTCATGAAAAACCTTATCAAACGCAACACTCCGACCCGACCTGATTCCAAG GGGGATTTTGTT gaGAAGGAGCGGCAGCGGCTGGAAAGCCTGAGGAAGAAGCAGGAGGCAGAGCAACAAAGAAGACAGAaagtggaggaggaaaaaagacGGCGCCTCGAGGAGATGAAATT GAAGCGTGAAGAGCGTCTGAGGAAGGCACTGCAGGCTCGGGAACGGGTGGAGCagatggaagaggagaagaaaaaacgAATGGAACAGAAATTCTCTCAAACTGAGGAGAAGAGCGAGAAG GTGCGAGAAGAGAAGGTGGTAGaagaaaagatgaagaaaaaaatagctAAGACAACTGGGGATGTGGAGACCCGAAAACAGAAAGTGCTGCAAATG GAGGGGGATGAACGCAAGCAGCAGGAGCTActgcagaagaggagagaagGTGAACAGCAGGACAAAGGGAGGAAGATTGCGGAGCTGAAGAAACTGGCAGAGCAGCAACAGGTGGAACAGGCAAAGGAGAG GAGTCACAAACAGCAAGAGAAGGGGAAGGCCCTTCACCTGCAGATGGAGCTGGCAGTGGTtacagaggaggaggaaaaccaaaAGAAG GAGGAACAGAGTCCAGAAGAGCAGGAAAAGCAGCAACTGCAGGAAAATAAAACCAAGCCACCAGAATCTGTTGCTATTGTTCCCAGTAAATGGCTGAATATAACAGTGGAG AAATCGCCTGTCTCTGACTCCTATCAAGGGCCCCCTTTAGGCTCAAAAGAACCCAGATTTCCCAAGGTAAATCCAAATAACTATGGGCTGGATCTGAACAGTGATGACTCCACAGATGATGAAAGCCAGCCGCGCAAGCCCATCCCTGTCTGGGCCACTG GGGCTCAGCTTAATCAAGCTGTTACATACCAATACTACAACCCTCCAAATATCGAGACACTCTTTGGTCTGATCATAAGCCCTAAACTGGAGGACATTTTCTACAAGAACAAGCCGCGATATTTCAAACGCACTAGCTCTGCTGTCTGGCACTCACCACCCCTTCCCGGTACCAAGTCTACACTGGGCCTGCCCTACAAACTGAAAAAGTACTGA